In Thiofilum sp., the genomic window TCATCATCCCAATACATGCGATCATATAGACATAGGGTTTCATCTTTGGGACCTTCTGACCAAAATAGGTCTATTTTGGTTTTAGGATCTTGTCCTTGGTAGCTAACCCCTTCTTTGGTAGGTTCGTCTACGCTTTTATCCCATATCTGTGCGCCGTGACCGGAATAGCTTAGGAGAAAAATGTCACCTGCTTTAAGCTGATTAACAGCGTGTTTGATGGCGGCAATGACATTGCGAGTAGTAGCCTCCTCGGTCAGTAATAGAGTGCTGCTAAATCCTTTAGCCTTAGCTATCGCTTGCATAGCTTTGGCGTCGTTCTCGCAACCGTAAAGTTGTCCATCTTCACCGTAGTGGTTAGGATCTATGGTATTTAAACCAAGGTGTAGCGATATTCCTTTTGGCATGATGTGCTCCTTTTATTAGAAAAATTTTAAATTACGTTTAGCAACAAACATAAACAGGCTGATCTTCTGGGCAGTTCTTACATTTTTTTCTCCCACCATTACAAGGGTTACTTGTTAATTGGCGCGTAGATATAATAGCTGTAGATAGGTAGAGATTATCGATAACATCTTTGGGAATAATTGGATTGTTCGTTTCAGGGTTAGTATACTGGGCATAAATAAATTTTTTTACTCGGTTTTCTGTTTTTTGCATTATTTCTGAAAGAGCAGTAGAAAAGTCATCAGTAGTGATAAAACTTGGAATTTTCAAATGAGTATTAAATACTTTATCATTATAGTATATTTCTTTAATTCTAAACTTTTCTAAAATTTCTGGATATTTGTCATACTCCTTCACGACTTGTTGAAAGGTATCATTGGTATATAAAAATATTTCTGTCCAATCTAATTTATCTAAATTAGCTACATCTTCAGAACAACAGCTAGACATGCTTATTACTCCTTTACTCTATGATTGGTCACTAACACATCGAAATCCAATAAATAATTCAGCCGCTTCATTTGTAATACCTGCTTCAGTACTACATTGCTCATATCCGCCTTGATAGTTTCCTCCTTTTAGAATGGTGGTTTTTGAAGAGGAACTATCTTGTAGTGGATATAAACTCTGTGTCCATTCTGACAGGTTATCATTGAGATTAAATATTTCTGGTACTGTATTGCTAAAATAACTACCTACTGAGCTTAAAGAGCTACAATGATAATTAGATTTTTTTTCATTTTTTAAACAAGCTATTTCCCATTCCTCAGCCGTTGGCAAGCGCTTACCCAAAGATTTACAATATTTATCTGCATCTTCCCAGCTAACTTGTGATACTGGAAACATCATTAGGTGCGGTGCAGGCTTTTCATTTATCCAATCACTAGGTAAGGATTCTGTTTGTCTAATTTTTTCAATATATTTTAAGTATTGCTTGTTTGTTACTTCATATCTATCCATTAAAAAGCCTTTTATATTTATAACGCGTAGGGATTTTCCTAGTTTACCTATTTGGTAGTTACCCGGTTCAATTTTGAAAACCTCTTTATCTAAATCTAATTCTTCATGTATGGCTATTTGTGTATCAGGGCAGCCCGTTCTTTCTATATAATCATGCCAAAAGTATAGTGGTATTATTATGAGCATAGTTAAAATTGGTACTGCTAGTGTGATTTTTGAGGAGAGAAAGTTATAAAGTAAAATTGAAAGGTTCTTATTTCCTATAAATATTTTTGCTATGCTTTTATGTGGCTCTTTCGGCTTTATATTTAAGCTTCTAAAGTGCTTCTTTTTGTCAGAGGCTAGATCTATGGCATTATTACCATAATAGAAAGCCTTTTCAAAGTTATAGTTATGAGATAAATAAGTATAAAAACCTTTGGAAAAAGCTAGTGCCAATTCATCAGCAATAGTACTCTCCATGCCTATAACATAAGGAATATGATTAGTTAAACTTTTAGCTATATCCTCAGAAAAACAAGAGTTCAAAATAACACAATGTATGGATTTAGTGGCAAAAATTAAGTTTGCTAATCCTAAGTTTGAAATAAATTTTGAGTTACCATAGTCATCTTCCACATATATACCGTTTTTTTCACTATGACCACTAAAGTGTATAATATGAGGTTTTTTGCTAATTAATAGCTCTCTTAAGTCTTGTTCACGAATGGCTGACCTACTGATAACAATAAATCCTCTTCTATAATTGCCCTTATCTAAAGTTTCCTGAATCTCTCTAAACTCCTTATCAATACGTAATCCGCTAGTGTCCTTGGGGTTTGCAGAAATCAGAAGTATGCGTATTTTCATATTTTACTACTCAAGAGTTTATTTTAATTTTTATTACCGCGTTTTATAGTTAAACTGATCAATTGTGTTGTCCAATCAGGAGCAGATTTGGCAGATAATGCTAGAGAGCGATTATGTGTATTACTCGCCAGCTGCTCCAGAATATTTCCAAAAGCCCCTTGGTATTCTGATCTATTATCTGAAAGCATTAGACCTTGTTGTATTAATAAACTAGAATCAAATTCTTCTTCGCAAATAATAAGCTTAATAAAATCATTAACCTTTTGGATCCCAGCAGCCAATAGTTCGTCTTTAATATTGATTGGTATCGATCTACCGTCATAAGCTTTGATATTAGGCTGCTTTTTAAAGTGACCTTCTTTTTCAGAACCAGTATGACTAAGCCAACTACCGCTAGCTAAAATATTAGATATTTCCCCTGTACTTCCATCAAAGTAAAGTAAAGCAAAATATAATCTGGGTTGGTTTTCTTTAAGTTTTAGCTCTAAATTGAAAGCAGGGCTATGCCACTTATAACCATCAAAGATATAGTTAAACTCCACATCTTGATTGCTAAAGCGCTCATTATTATAAGTAATTACTATATCGATAGGATTGTTTAAACGACTACTTGGATTATATAGCGCAAGTTTCTGATGCCAGCGAGCCATAACAGCCGCCTGCTGTAATACATCGAAAGCATTATCAACCTCTGGAAATAATATCTGAGTATCATAAGCTTTCGTAATTGTATAGCTGTTGTTATGAAAATGGATGGTATACAAAGGATTTTCGGCGCATTCCTTTAAAAAATGACCTGCATCTGAAATGGTTTCATCTTGAATAAGCAGTTCTTTTAAGGGTTGAATCCCAGTTAGGTTACCCTCAAGCTTTATAGGCATTTTCGGCAGGTTACTGTGTATAAAAATGGCAGTATAGGATGACTGCTTAAGCAAATTTGTATTCTCAATACTAAGGCTGCTTTGGAAGCTTTCAATATCAACTATTTTAGCAATGCTAGTGTTAACTTTTATATGGATAAGATCAGCATTATTTTCAAATAGTGCAACTTTATCTCCTAGATGGAGACCTTGTATACTACCTGCGTTAAGTTTCCAGTGTCCCTCGTTATCTTTAAACGCTAATAATCTTAAAGGTAATAATTCAGTGCCAAAAACAGCTTGGTTAATTTGAGCACCATTAATTGCTTCAATTTGTGGGCTTTGGTTTAAAGTACGCGCTTGTATTTTTTGATAAATACGATTGCGCAGCTCTTGATAACTAATAGAATATTGTAAAGTAGATAAAGCCTCACAGAGTGCGACAGTAAATAAACCATGTCGTCCTAAATGAGCATTGATATTAGCTTCTATTGAAAACTGATAGTCTGAGCAAGCAGCGATTAGAATATGCTTTCCATTTGCAGATCGTACTTGCTCTAGTAATTGATGATTATAGTCAGCGTTTCGTATGAGGGATTTGCCAAATACATAATTGTTTAATGCATAATGGTTAATATCAGCCGGAGCTTGTCTGATACCAGCTATTAATTCAGAGGGGCGACTACCATGACCACCATGACAACAATCTAGTAAGATGACTATATGAGCACATTTTGGTGCGAGCAGGGCAATTAAATAGTGTAATTCTTTATCTAGTAAATCAGGTGTACCTCCTACTCTACTATCATGACAAACTAATGATTCATTAAAGCGATCAGGTTCTAAATCCCAAAATATTTCAGGTGCAATAGATTGTGCTCCATGACCAGAAAAATAAAACATAGCAGTATCATTGGGTTGCCAATTACGCTCTATTAAGTAATTTTGAAAGGTGTCAATGATGTTTTGATGAGTTGCCTCTTGATTAAGAAGAGTTACTAGATTGTCTGAGTGAATATTAAAGCGCTCACGTAAGGTTTTTGAAAGCAGTTCGACATCGTTCACACAGCCCATGAGCGTAGGCACTTCAGGGGCTAAGTAATGATTAATACCAATCAGCAGACCATATATTGCCATGCTTTTTGCTCCTAGTAGAAAGCAAAGACATTACAGGCTAAACTACATTGATGCCTAATTAGGTAACCCAATACCGAGAGAGTTTTATTGACTAAAGCCTGCTTACTAGCTTTTAAATTAGGTAGACTATTAAGGTATTTAATAGTTCAGGAAATTATATGATTATTCTTAATAAATAGGAAAGCATATTTCACTAGCCTATTTATTTGAATTTTCTATGGATATATTGATTTTTATTATGGTTTTTATGCCTATAGGAATAAAAACTATAGACATAAGCTAAAAAAGCAAAGAACAAAATTTAAAGGCACTTAATTACAATACTTAGCTGTCGTTGTAACCGATTTCACTTCTACCTTTGCGCCTTTATCAATCACAAACTCACTAAAGCCAATCGGATTATTCGGCTTACCCCAATCATAGGTATAACCTAAACGCGTCCAAGGATAGCCTTTGTCACCATACGAACTGTCCTTAAGCAAGTTAAACCTATATCCTTATACACAAGTTGCCAACCTACTGTAAACTTAGCTATTTTTATCAATGAACTGGTCATCTACTGAATTTAACGACCTAGATTTGGGAGACAATCGCCTCAAAGTCCGCCGTAAAGAGGTCGTGTGGTCAATTAGTCACCGCCAGCGATGGTTGGTTAGGAGAACACTTATATAGATGGGCGCTGTGGTTGATAGAAGTGTTTTAAATGAGCGCTATAGCCTCAAGGTAATGCCTCATACTTCTTAATCAAGCGATACACATTGCGCTCACTAATGTCCATGGCACGCGCTACTTTGCCTCGATGACCTTGATACTGATCCAGTAATAGATTCACATATTGCTTTTCTACTGACTCTAAAGTAGGAATTTCATCAAATTGCAGACAAAAACTTTTACGATTAGGAGGGGGATAAACACTATGCTCAGCACTCAAAGTAAAATGCTCAGCCATAATCTGCTCTGCATTGCCCGACAAAATAATCGCGCGTTCTACCATGTTTTTAAGCTCGCGGATATTACCGGGCCAAGAATATTCTAATAGCTTGTCGAGTGCTACTGAGGTGATTTGTTTATTTACACGGCGCGAGAAATCGTGATTATGAATAAAGTGATTAACCAAGGCGGGTATATCTTCTTTACGCTCCCGTAAAGGAGGCACATAAATAATAAAAGCATTAAGACGATAAAATAAATCCGCTCTAAACGAGCCATCCTGTGACATAGTAAGTAAATCACGATTGGTCGCTGCGACTACGCGCACATTAGCACTCAAATCACGCGTACCTCCTAAGCGCCTAAAGCGTCCAGTTTCTAAAACACGGAGTAATTTCGCCTGAATCGCCGGAGTAATTTCACCAATTTCATCTAAAAATAACGTTCCGCCCTCAGCACTTTCAATCAGCCCCTTTTTTTGTCGATCGGCTCCGGTAAAAGCGCCTTTTTCATGCCCAAATAACTCAGACTCAAATAAATTTTCCTGCATGGTGCAGCAATCTAAAGCAACATAACCCTGTTTGGCGACTTGGCTGCGCTCATGAATTTCACGCGCCACTAATTCTTTACCGACGCCACTTTCCCCCTGAATCAACACAGTCATCATGCTAGGAGCGACCGCACTAATTATTTTCTCGACTTCTTTAAGGGCTGGACTATTACCGATCATAAACGAGCGCGGTTTAGTCACATGCTCTTTAAGATAGAGAAACTCTTGGCGCATATTATGCGTATCAAGCGTTTTGCGAATGACCAGTTCTAGCTCATCAATATTGACAGGTTTTAATAAGTACTCCGCTGCTCCGGCCCGCATCGCATTGACCGCATCTTTAACATTGCCATAGGCTGTTAAAATAATGACGGGATAATCGGGTGTTAATAAAGGCAATAAGTTAGTACCGCGTGCATCCGGTAGGTGGCAATCTAAGAGCACTAGATGCGGGTCATGTTGTTGCAGATAGACTTGAGCTTCGGCCC contains:
- a CDS encoding sigma-54 dependent transcriptional regulator, with protein sequence MLPLLLVIDDDVTLNRLIVGQLNKMGYGAMGVHSWAEAQVYLQQHDPHLVLLDCHLPDARGTNLLPLLTPDYPVIILTAYGNVKDAVNAMRAGAAEYLLKPVNIDELELVIRKTLDTHNMRQEFLYLKEHVTKPRSFMIGNSPALKEVEKIISAVAPSMMTVLIQGESGVGKELVAREIHERSQVAKQGYVALDCCTMQENLFESELFGHEKGAFTGADRQKKGLIESAEGGTLFLDEIGEITPAIQAKLLRVLETGRFRRLGGTRDLSANVRVVAATNRDLLTMSQDGSFRADLFYRLNAFIIYVPPLRERKEDIPALVNHFIHNHDFSRRVNKQITSVALDKLLEYSWPGNIRELKNMVERAIILSGNAEQIMAEHFTLSAEHSVYPPPNRKSFCLQFDEIPTLESVEKQYVNLLLDQYQGHRGKVARAMDISERNVYRLIKKYEALP
- a CDS encoding SUMF1/EgtB/PvdO family nonheme iron enzyme, which translates into the protein MKIRILLISANPKDTSGLRIDKEFREIQETLDKGNYRRGFIVISRSAIREQDLRELLISKKPHIIHFSGHSEKNGIYVEDDYGNSKFISNLGLANLIFATKSIHCVILNSCFSEDIAKSLTNHIPYVIGMESTIADELALAFSKGFYTYLSHNYNFEKAFYYGNNAIDLASDKKKHFRSLNIKPKEPHKSIAKIFIGNKNLSILLYNFLSSKITLAVPILTMLIIIPLYFWHDYIERTGCPDTQIAIHEELDLDKEVFKIEPGNYQIGKLGKSLRVINIKGFLMDRYEVTNKQYLKYIEKIRQTESLPSDWINEKPAPHLMMFPVSQVSWEDADKYCKSLGKRLPTAEEWEIACLKNEKKSNYHCSSLSSVGSYFSNTVPEIFNLNDNLSEWTQSLYPLQDSSSSKTTILKGGNYQGGYEQCSTEAGITNEAAELFIGFRCVSDQS
- a CDS encoding caspase family protein, whose amino-acid sequence is MAIYGLLIGINHYLAPEVPTLMGCVNDVELLSKTLRERFNIHSDNLVTLLNQEATHQNIIDTFQNYLIERNWQPNDTAMFYFSGHGAQSIAPEIFWDLEPDRFNESLVCHDSRVGGTPDLLDKELHYLIALLAPKCAHIVILLDCCHGGHGSRPSELIAGIRQAPADINHYALNNYVFGKSLIRNADYNHQLLEQVRSANGKHILIAACSDYQFSIEANINAHLGRHGLFTVALCEALSTLQYSISYQELRNRIYQKIQARTLNQSPQIEAINGAQINQAVFGTELLPLRLLAFKDNEGHWKLNAGSIQGLHLGDKVALFENNADLIHIKVNTSIAKIVDIESFQSSLSIENTNLLKQSSYTAIFIHSNLPKMPIKLEGNLTGIQPLKELLIQDETISDAGHFLKECAENPLYTIHFHNNSYTITKAYDTQILFPEVDNAFDVLQQAAVMARWHQKLALYNPSSRLNNPIDIVITYNNERFSNQDVEFNYIFDGYKWHSPAFNLELKLKENQPRLYFALLYFDGSTGEISNILASGSWLSHTGSEKEGHFKKQPNIKAYDGRSIPINIKDELLAAGIQKVNDFIKLIICEEEFDSSLLIQQGLMLSDNRSEYQGAFGNILEQLASNTHNRSLALSAKSAPDWTTQLISLTIKRGNKN